In Pseudomonas sp. FP1742, the DNA window CGTCCGGCAAGGCGAAATGGTCCATGCCGATATAGATATAACCGGCCTCGGTCAGACGGCGGATAGTCAGTTCAAGCAACTCCAGTTTGCGCTCCGGCGGCGGCATGTCGGCCGAGCGAATCAGCCGTTGTGCCCGCACCAATTCCGGCAGATGGGCGTAGCTGTAGGCGGCAATCCGGTCCGGACGCAGCGCGATGATTTTGCCGAGGGTGACATCGAAACTCTCCACGGTTTGCAATGGCAGGCCGTAAATCAGATCGACACTGATCGATTTGAATCGCGCCTGGCGCGCCGCAGCGACCAGTGCATGGATTTGCTCTTCACTTTGCTGCCGATTGACCGCAGCCTGCACGTCGGGATCGAAATCCTGTACGCCAAAGCTCAGACGATTGAACCCCAACTGGCGCAACGACTGGATCTGTTGGGTATTGATGGTGCGAGGGTCGACCTCGATGGAAAACTCATGCTCATCGCTGTCATCCATGTCGAATGCCTGGTGCAGGCAGTCCATGAGGTCAGCCAGTTGTTCGCTGGTCAAATAGGTCGGCGTGCCACCTCCCAGGTGCAGTTGCGTGAGTTTGCGGGTGCGGTCGAACAAGGCGGCTTGCATCGCGATTTCGCGCTTGAGGTACGTCAGGTACTCGACGGCGCGGTGGGTTTTCTGGGTAATGATTTTGTTGCAGGCGCAGTAGTAACAAAGGCTTTTGCAGAACGGGATGTGGATGTACACCGACAGCGATTTTGGCGTTGTCGCCTGGTTGCTGTCCGAGGCCGCACGCTGATAGTCATCGACGGCGAACGCCTGGTGAAACTGCGGCGCAGTCGGGTAAGAGGTATAGCGCGGTCCTGGGAGGTCGTACTTTTCGACCAGGGCGCGATTGAAATCAAATGAAGTTGTCATGGTCAACCCACTCGCAATGGGACGGATGCCCCGCACCGCCCGAGTCCTTTTCAAACAGGTTGCAGACGGCATCCACATGCGGCCGACCGGCCGGAAGAATACTGATGAAACGGTCAGACAGCTCGATCAACCCGTCACGGCTCAACTGCTCCAGCACAGGCCAGGCGGCGGAAAAGTACTGGCGAAAAATGAGTCCATAGCGCCTCTCGATAGCCGGGATATCCAGCTCCAGATCACACGCCAGGCGTTCCATGACCCTGTGGCTGGCCTGATTCCCCGCCTCACAGCGCCAGCCACGACTCGTCGGCAATTGGTCCATGTCCAGCTGCTGCTGATACCGTTCCGGCTCGTCGGTGTTTTGCGCATACAAATCGTCGATCTGACTGATAGCGCCCAGACCGAACCCGATATGGTCGCAATAGCCGTGACGGGTAAACCCCTCATGATTGCGACATAACCGGCCGCGCTCCTGAGCAATCGCCAAATCGTCATCGGGCCGGACAAACTGCCCCAGGCCAATGTAGTGATAACCGGCGCCGATCAACTGCTCAAAGCAGATCCGGCGCATGGCGCCTTTATCTTCCTCGCTGCAAAACGCCCGGATTCTGTCTGCGGCCTTTGGCCGATAGCGCTGAGGTGGCCGGGCATAATCAAACACCAGCAGCCGGTCTGGCTCCAGCTCGATGATGGTTGCCAGTTTCAGCGCAAAACTTTCCGGCGTCTGCCAGGTATGGCCATAACCCAGATCGACATTGATGGATCGATAGCCGAAGGTACGAGCGGCATCGATAAGCGAATGGATCGGTGCCGGGTTCTGGTAGCAGGCCACCGACATCGCACTGTCGGCACCGATGTCCGGAACGCCGATGCTGACATGGTTGAACCCCAGGTCACGCAGCATGCCCATGGTCGACCAATCCGTATGGTGAAGGTCCACTTCTATGCTGTAGTCACCGCATTCATGTCCAAGAAAGTTGAATCGGCCACGCAGGTGATTCATCAAACGGTTCAGGTGGGCGATGGCGGGTGTTCCGCCCCCCAGATGAAACTGCTCGACCCGCTGCCCGGAGCCCAGATGACAACCGACGAGGTCGATCTCATGTTGCAGACGCTGAAGATAGTGTTCGACCCCACTGTGCTCCCATGAACTATCGCGAGGGGACCACAAGGCAGGCTTGAGGTTAGAAGGCAGTTGCACGTTCAGCGACAGCGGACGGCACTTCTGACGGCTGACGCGCAATGCACGAAGCAGATCCAGAGAGCCGATGCCGCCATGAAATTTTTCAGTGTCTACATGGCAGTTGCGGTCGAGCACGCCTTGATCACACCGGACGTTCAGCTCACCGGGGTTGTGAAATAAATTGAGCATATCGGGTCTCCGAGACTGGCTGCGGACCGCCAGTGTCGGAGTCTGGCGACCAATGCTCCTTGATTTGCATCAAGCCCGAGCGAAGTGCTTGTGGCGCGACAGACACCAGACAAGCCCGGTCACCACGTCAGGTAAAACATCCACTTGGCCAACAGTACGATGACGATCATGTGGCAGAACAGGCTGCCATGGATCAAATGCAGGTAACGAGCACTCATCCGGCCACTTTTGAACAGAAACATGGCGACCAGGAAATGCAGCAGTACGCTGACGGCCACCACGATCTTCAACATCAGCAATGTGCCAAGCGATGAGGCCACTGGTGTGGCGAGGACCGGTAAATAGCGCAGCCAGACCATCCCCGCCCCGGCACCGAACAACACCAGCAAGACCCATGGAATCAAGGTGCGTGCCCGTCGGCCGATACCCTGCTCGATCAGCAACATGACCTTCACGGGCAGCTGTTTACGGATACTTTCAAGGAACAGGACTTCGAAGAACACCGTGCCAATGAAAATCAGCGCGGCAAACAGGTGCAACGTCAGAAACAGCGGATAGAGCATGGGGTTCTCGCTCTCGGTACAGCTGAACATAAGCCTGCAGGGTATTGATTTCGCTGCCGGGGTCGAAACGGTCTGTCTTCAGCTTCCGCGCAGAATACAGAGCCGGCCGACTCATG includes these proteins:
- a CDS encoding coproporphyrinogen III oxidase; amino-acid sequence: MLNLFHNPGELNVRCDQGVLDRNCHVDTEKFHGGIGSLDLLRALRVSRQKCRPLSLNVQLPSNLKPALWSPRDSSWEHSGVEHYLQRLQHEIDLVGCHLGSGQRVEQFHLGGGTPAIAHLNRLMNHLRGRFNFLGHECGDYSIEVDLHHTDWSTMGMLRDLGFNHVSIGVPDIGADSAMSVACYQNPAPIHSLIDAARTFGYRSINVDLGYGHTWQTPESFALKLATIIELEPDRLLVFDYARPPQRYRPKAADRIRAFCSEEDKGAMRRICFEQLIGAGYHYIGLGQFVRPDDDLAIAQERGRLCRNHEGFTRHGYCDHIGFGLGAISQIDDLYAQNTDEPERYQQQLDMDQLPTSRGWRCEAGNQASHRVMERLACDLELDIPAIERRYGLIFRQYFSAAWPVLEQLSRDGLIELSDRFISILPAGRPHVDAVCNLFEKDSGGAGHPSHCEWVDHDNFI
- the hemN gene encoding oxygen-independent coproporphyrinogen III oxidase gives rise to the protein MTTSFDFNRALVEKYDLPGPRYTSYPTAPQFHQAFAVDDYQRAASDSNQATTPKSLSVYIHIPFCKSLCYYCACNKIITQKTHRAVEYLTYLKREIAMQAALFDRTRKLTQLHLGGGTPTYLTSEQLADLMDCLHQAFDMDDSDEHEFSIEVDPRTINTQQIQSLRQLGFNRLSFGVQDFDPDVQAAVNRQQSEEQIHALVAAARQARFKSISVDLIYGLPLQTVESFDVTLGKIIALRPDRIAAYSYAHLPELVRAQRLIRSADMPPPERKLELLELTIRRLTEAGYIYIGMDHFALPDDELALARANGTLQRNFQGYSTHADCDLIGLGVSSIGKVGDSYSQSVKELSQYYARIDQGLLPVHRGYRLSADDRLRREVISDLMCHGRIDFGKFEARHDICFADYFADALRQLDEHVRDGLLQIHKDALVLLPHGHLMMRSAAMAFDAYLGADQKGRFSRTV
- a CDS encoding CopD family copper resistance protein — encoded protein: MLYPLFLTLHLFAALIFIGTVFFEVLFLESIRKQLPVKVMLLIEQGIGRRARTLIPWVLLVLFGAGAGMVWLRYLPVLATPVASSLGTLLMLKIVVAVSVLLHFLVAMFLFKSGRMSARYLHLIHGSLFCHMIVIVLLAKWMFYLTW